One genomic segment of Mytilus galloprovincialis chromosome 5, xbMytGall1.hap1.1, whole genome shotgun sequence includes these proteins:
- the LOC143076953 gene encoding uncharacterized protein LOC143076953 has translation MSMLEEQYPSETWVTVYTDGSATNATTNGGAGIYIKYPNGDQQSEAIPTGLHCSNYKAEEEAITHAAHSILNKIDDTSQVVFLTDALSVLQALKNDKLPQLQQALYNIKSLTTVIQWIPSHCGVWGNEQADRLAKYGAEQQQEENPVCFSEMKTIIKSLFNTPQQQDSYHQLTRSEQTTIFRLRTGHNRLNLHLHKVMKVVPSPMCPCGEAEQDTAHLLQSCNLHQALRDKIWHSVTSLEEKLYGPVDSLQKTTRFVEETGIQV, from the coding sequence ATGAGTATGCTTGAAGAACAGTATCCTTCAGAAACTTGGGTAACAGTATATACAGATGGGTCAGCCACAAATGCCACAACAAATGGAGGGGCTGGTATATACATTAAGTACCCCAATGGAGATCAACAATCAGAGGCAATACCAACAGGCCTACATTGTTCAAACTACAAAGCTGAAGAAGAAGCCATTACTCATGCTGCACATTCCATCTTAAACAAAATCGATGATACATCTCAAGTAGTATTCCTGACTGATGCCCTCTCTGTTCTACAAGCTTTGAAGAACGACAAGCTGCCTCAACTCCAACAAGCTTTATACAACATCAAAAGTCTGACAACAGTTATTCAGTGGATCCCTTCACACTGCGGAGTTTGGGGTAATGAACAAGCCGACAGATTGGCAAAGTATGGTGCTGAACAACAACAGGAAGAAAATCCAGTCTGCTTTTCAGAGATGAAGACTATCATAAAATCTCTGTTCAACACTCCACAGCAACAAGATAGTTACCACCAGCTAACAAGATCTGAACAAACCACCATCTTTAGACTGAGGACAGGACACAACAGACTCAACCTACATCTACACAAAGTCATGAAAGTTGTTCCATCTCCTATGTGTCCTTGTGGAGAAGCAGAGCAGGATACAGCACACCTCCTACAGTCATGCAATCTCCATCAGGCATTGAGAGATAAGATATGGCACTCAGTAACATCACTCGAAGAGAAGCTATACGGACCAGTGGATTCCCTACAGAAGACCACCAGATTTGTTGAGGAGACTGGTATTCAAGTGTAA